One genomic window of Cercospora beticola chromosome 5, complete sequence includes the following:
- a CDS encoding uncharacterized protein (antiSMASH:Cluster_18) codes for MGTMKSALTILAMLIAATSAAPVANHRPDIPSTAVNPAIAVDQQAQILRRCHLGHSHGGLEVPLYCPNGVDDVYEDDEETIAKRNHIGVIHAEGVHTTEMPDDLVSKRVAEPSHDGEDDAGVN; via the exons ATGGGAACCATGAAATCCGCTTTGACTATACTTGCCATGCTCATAGCAGCTACCTCCGCA GCCCCCGTTGCAAACCATCGTCCCGACATCCCATCAACTGCCGTGAACCCTGCGATCGCAGTAGACCAGCAAGCACAGATACTTAGACGTTGTCATCTTGGCCATTCCCATGGCGGACTGGAAGTCCCACTCTACTGTCCGAACGGCGTTGATGATGTatacgaggacgatgaggaaacGATTGCGAAACGGAATCACATTGGTGTTATCCACGCCGAAGGCGTCCACACTACTGAGATGCCGGATGATCTGGTCAGCAAGAGAGTTGCAGAGCCATCGCATGATGGGGAGGACGATGCAGGAGTGAACTAG
- a CDS encoding uncharacterized protein (antiSMASH:Cluster_18): MPRQRRGTASSTNTATDLPPSSHGPQELGSMYDYLAKIILLGPSNAGKSCLLHRFVKSEWRVLSSQTIGVEFASKIVKIGESGAANGTYRGRDTVAPRRKRIKLQLWDTAGTERFRSVSRSYYRGAAGAILVYDVNNPESFRGLGEFLRDARTLGSPHLSVVLVGNKKDLKEDPDLAREVQQESLLDGDAFGSLSSRTGTIGPGSLPITLGSQQRATIASENDRGVNASIAGNWASQNRIPAAMEVSALSGDGVEEAFNKLARIILTKIELGEIDPDDPMSGIQYGDADYYRFDDGSSSIKSGGLTSDGYGGSTRRRRKGRGVLGLAGSSGRCC; encoded by the coding sequence ATGCCTCGCCAGCGAAGAGGCACAGCCTCATCAACAAACACCGCCACCGATCTCCCACCCAGCAGCCATGGACCCCAAGAACTGGGTTCCATGTACGACTACCTCGCCAAAATCATTCTCCTCGGCCCCTCAAACGCAGGGAAATCCTGTCTCCTCCACCGCTTCGTAAAATCCGAATGGCGCGTTCTATCCTCCCAAACAATCGGTGTAGAATTCGCGAGCAAGATTGTCAAAATCGGCGAGTCGGGTGCTGCGAACGGGACATATCGAGGTCGAGATACAGTTGCGCCTCGAAGGAAAAGGATAAAGTTACAGCTTTGGGATACAGCGGGCACGGAGCGCTTTCGAAGCGTGAGCAGATCGTACTATCGCGGCGCTGCAGGTGCGATTCTGGTGTATGATGTGAACAATCCGGAGTCGTTTCGTGGGCTGGGAGAATTTCTGCGAGATGCGAGGACGCTGGGTAGTCCGCATCTGAGTGTTGTGCTGGTTGGAAATAAGAAGGATTTGAAAGAGGACCCGGATCTGGCGAGAGAAGTGCAGCAGGAAAGTCTGCTGGACGGCGATGCTTTCGGGAGCTTGAGCAGTCGGACAGGAACGATTGGACCAGGAAGCTTGCCGATCACGTTGGGAAGTCAACAAAGAGCGACTATAGCAAGCGAGAACGACCGAGGAGTGAACGCAAGCATCGCTGGGAACTGGGCCAGCCAGAACAGAATTCCGGCTGCGATGGAAGTGAGTGCGTTGTCTGGAGACGGCGTGGAAGAAGCGTTCAACAAGCTCGCACGAATTATCTTGACGAAGATTGAGCTGGGAGAAATTGATCCTGATGACCCTATGAGTGGAATACAGTACGGAGATGCGGACTATTACAGATTTGATGACGGATCGAGCAGTATAAAGTCTGGCGGACTAACGAGTGATGGATATGGTGGCAGCACGAGACGACGAAGGAAAGGACGAGGAGTCCTGGGACTTGCAGGAAGCAGTGGaagatgttgttga
- a CDS encoding uncharacterized protein (antiSMASH:Cluster_18), protein MSSSGPRILLHGTGGVGAVYAYQLLKGGADVTAICRSNYEAVKDNGILIDSDIYGKGLHINPKVARTPQEAAENGPYDYLLVATKAFPESKTSETIAPAVTPGKTTIALLQNGVGIEQEYAERFPENTLLSCVIYQPTTQISPGHVRHGNFESFATGPFPASAHENPSVKASGEKLVEILNAGGGNATYHSDIQELRWSKLLLNVPFNSITALTLARDLPFLASSELAEPVVKGVLDEVVAISQALGYKNITKEGAYEGLAKIMARKGTLGIEYSMLTDVLHARKMEHEVILGNPVRTAQKLGVQVPRMEMLYALVKALDLAQQKRKPGQSLDCEDLGTAGAS, encoded by the coding sequence ATGTCGTCTTCGGGCCCGAGAATACTCCTCCACGGCACAGGAGGAGTGGGAGCAGTCTACGCCTATCAACTACTCAAAGGAGGTGCCGACGTAACGGCAATCTGCCGATCCAACTACGAAGCAGTCAAAGACAATGGAATTCTCATCGACTCAGACATCTATGGCAAAGGCCTACACATCAATCCAAAAGTCGCTCGAACTCCTCAAGAAGCTGCCGAAAATGGACCTTATGATTATCTGCTTGTAGCAACCAAAGCCTTCCCGGAGTCCAAGACTTCCGAGACGATAGCGCCTGCTGTCACACCAGGCAAGACTACGATCGCTTTGCTTCAGAATGGCGTTGGTATCGAGCAGGAGTACGCGGAACGATTCCCAGAGAACACACTTCTCAGCTGTGTGATCTATCAGCCAACAACACAAATCTCACCAGGCCATGTTCGTCACGGCAACTTTGAGAGCTTCGCAACTGGACCTTTTCCAGCATCCGCTCACGAGAATCCATCTGTCAAGGCTTCGGGCGAAAAGCTGGTCGAGATCCTCAACGCCGGTGGAGGCAACGCAACCTATCACTCAGATATCCAAGAACTCCGCTGGTCCAAACTTCTGCTCAACGTACCATTCAACTCCATCACCGCTCTAACATTAGCACGTGATCTGCCTTTCCTGGCTTCATCAGAACTCGCAGAACCAGTCGTGAAGGGCGTGCTCGATGAAGTCGTGGCCATATCCCAAGCACTGGGGTACAAGAACATTACGAAGGAGGGTGCCTATGAAGGACTTGCCAAGATCATGGCTCGGAAAGGGACGCTGGGGATTGAGTATAGCATGTTGACGGATGTTCTTCATGCGAGGAAGATGGAACATGAGGTGATTTTGGGGAATCCAGTGAGAACTGCGCAGAAGTTGGGTGTGCAGGTGCCGAGGATGGAGATGCTTTATGCTTTGGTGAAAGCGTTGGATTTGGcgcagcagaagaggaagccgGGGCAGAGTTTGGATTGTGAGGACTTGGGCACTGCGGGTGCGAGTTAG
- a CDS encoding uncharacterized protein (antiSMASH:Cluster_18): MAPNDIFQFSLLSAYNAGLKDGGPPTAFLKTQGDHGIGLFEDEESDLVLVDGTPYAVDKDGDADLAEKDDQLPFVMVTTFQPKERMKASSGTTAKKLKELFEESRNTPLAFKIKGKFKYLNTQQQTYWDVTGQIFGFCIPSWQKTMSGDGLQAMYLSEDKETGGRVVDFETGDGATLEYAKCPRFHLNFSQDDEFQELRL, translated from the coding sequence ATGGCTCCGAACGACATCTTCCAGTTCTCACTACTCTCGGCATACAACGCCGGCCTCAAAGATGGAGGTCCTCCCACAGCTTTCCTCAAGACGCAAGGTGATCACGGCATTGGGCTtttcgaagacgaagagagcGATCTCGTGTTAGTCGATGGAACACCGTACGCTGTTGACAAAGATGGAGACGCGGATCTGGCCGAGAAGGACGACCAGCTTCCGTTCGTCATGGTCACTACGTTTCAGCCAAAAGAGAGGATGAAGGCTTCATCTGGGACGACAGCGAAAAAGCTGAAAGAGCTATTTGAAGAGAGCAGGAACACACCTTTGGCATTCAAGATCAAGGGCAAATTTAAGTACCTGAATACGCAACAACAGACGTATTGGGATGTTACAGGACAAATATTTGGCTTCTGTATCCCGTCATGGCAGAAGACCATGAGCGGCGATGGCTTGCAAGCTATGTATCTGAGCGAGGATAAGGAAACTGGAGGCCGTGTCGTCGACTTCGAGACAGGAGACGGTGCTACACTGGAATATGCGAAGTGCCCACGATTCCATCTCAATTTCTCACAGGATGATGAGTTTCAAGAATTGCGTCTTTAG
- a CDS encoding uncharacterized protein (antiSMASH:Cluster_18), with amino-acid sequence MMQLNRYFPSNFDTSNSHLTHHNPHASFTTTTTPHTNSYPSEPQIYQQALALLRQAQDSYTPNTTSHLLPAPAVQHTSASLLLNSTPPPALRHDSAVSDATVDWQQGMYAASYNSNVGGTNYSQGLQRSGSHQRTPSASTVASTGPASPYTYNNSYPHIANTDRLPDSPANFADQALFPKAFAASSQNTNGSDFAPVGYAPSAAAHMSSAHLAMKNFGFDYHNSEDFSDFPPSRQSMSSYGNDSPATPQSGAAEGDTKTYSLSQQNDYKPSNPHVQLFRTESAAYQDELYNPNQGYASSAPKSQAQQQYLSPHRNLITERLQTANLARSTSPSSAISRDRSPFRDGSPLAPTKEWKPQVQDGRVGTAASLRQQQKDAAAEAEFARNRASLQREPTKTISPKDALLDYNDNDQQPLFQDSIPAGYKQHLSGTEQWPTSTYMGAPSVAFAGLPATGQQNISFRNATSADTDLSANGFDFTSLPQSNGQMSHNPYQANYQAAIAAQMNTHTDSTPDFPAGLPSMETSISDAGFPQSSQESIANGTAATSAPQKPADTRANTGAYTCTYHGCTQRFSSPNDLQKHKRDYHRSQQKNNRESTSPNTTADDESSSSPRSEASPAPSGNGMTSAAILARNSQAGPHKCTRINPSTGKPCNTIFSRPYDLTRHEDTIHNNRKQKVRCPMCREEKTFSRNDALTRHMRVVHPEVESMGKRPRRSD; translated from the exons ATGATGCAATTGAATCGTTACTTCCCTTCGAACTTCGACACCTCCAATTCACACCTCACACACCACAACCCACACGCATCCTTcaccacgacgacgacaccgCACACCAATTCCTACCCCTCCGAGCCGCAAATATACCAGCAAGCATTGGCTCTGCTGCGACAGGCACAAGATTCGTATACTCCCAACACCACATCGCACCTGCTTCCAGCACCCGCCGTGCAGCATACGTCTGCATCGCTCTTGCTGAATTCGACACCACCACCGGCCTTGAGGCACGACTCGGCCGTATCAGACGCCACTGTGGATTGGCAACAGGGCATGTACGCGGCGTCGTACAACAGCAACGTGGGAGGAACAAATTATTCGCAAGGCCTGCAGCGGTCAGGGAGTCATCAACGCACTCCGTCAGCCTCGACCGTCGCATCGACTGGTCCGGCGTCTCCGTACACGTACAACAACTCGTATCCGCACATCGCCAACACGGATCGCCTGCCAGACTCACCGGCCAACTTTGCTGACCAAGCATTGTTCCCAAAAGCCTTTGCGGCATCTTCACAAAACACAAACGGGAGCGACTTCGCTCCTGTGGGATACGCGCCCAGTGCGGCAGCTCATATGTCCAGCGCACACCTGGCTATGAAAAACTTCGGATTCGATTACCACAACTCTGAAGACTTTTCAGATTTCCCGCCATCAAGACAATCAATGTCCAGCTACGGCAACGATTCGCCGGCCACACCACAATCTGGTGCTGCCGAAGGCGATACCAAGACATACAGCTTGTCGCAGCAAAATG ATTACAAGCCATCCAACCCACATGTGCAACTCTTTCGCACGGAATCGGCAGCATATCAAGATGAGCTCTACAACCCGAATCAAGGATATGCATCGTCAGCGCCGAAATCtcaagcacagcagcaatATCTGTCACCGCACCGAAATTTGATCACAGAACGTTTGCAAACGGCAAATTTGGCGCGGTCGACATCGCCCTCTTCGGCCATATCGCGCGATCGCTCACCCTTCAGAGACGGCTCACCACTTGCACCAACGAAAGAATGGAAGCCTCAGGTGCAAGATGGGCGTGTCGGCACAGCCGCGAGCCTACGTCAGCAACAGAAAGACGCGGCCGCAGAGGCTGAATTTGCCCGCAACCGGGCCTCGTTACAGCGAGAGCCGACCAAGACGATATCTCCAAAAGATGCGCTCCTCGACTACAACGATAATGACCAGCAACCGCTGTTCCAAGACAGCATCCCAGCAGGCTACAAGCAACACCTTAGTGGGACCGAGCAGTGGCCAACCAGTACCTATATGGGTGCGCCAAGCGTAGCCTTCGCCGGCCTGCCCGCCACTGGTCAACAGAATATCAGTTTTAGAAACGCCACCTCAGCTGACACGGATCTGTCAGCCAACGGATTTGACTTTACATCTTTGCCACAGAGCAATGGTCAAATGTCCCACAACCCCTACCAGGCCAACTATCAAGCTGCTATTGCTGCACAGATGAACACACACACCGACTCAACTCCGGACTTCCCTGCTGGTCTGCCCTCTATGGAGACATCCATCAGTGACGCTGGCTTCCCACAATCATCACAAGAAAGCATCGCAAACGGCACAGCCGCAACTTCAGCACCACAGAAGCCTGCCGACACTCGTGCCAATACTGGAGCTTACACTTGCACATACCACGGGTGTACACAACGCTTCAGCAGTCCCAACGACTTGCAAAAACACAAGCGCGATTACCATcgctcgcagcagaagaatAACCGGGAAAGCACGTCACCCAACACGACCGCCGATGATgagtcttcatcgtcacccAGGTCTGAGGCCTCGCCCGCGCCATCGGGTAACGGCATGACATCTGCCGCCATCCTTGCTAGGAACTCGCAAGCCGGACCTCACAAGTGTACACGCATCAACCCATCAACTGGCAAGCCATGCAACACAATATTCTCTCGGCCTTACGACCTGACGCGTCACGAGGATACTATCCACAACAACCGCAAGCAAAAGGTCCGATGCCCCATGTGCCGTGAGGAAAAGACCTTCTCACGAAATGACGCTCTCACCCGACACATGCGTGTCGTGCATCCCGAGGTCGAGAGCATGGGCAAGCGACCCAGACGCAGCGACTGA